Proteins encoded together in one Lathyrus oleraceus cultivar Zhongwan6 chromosome 5, CAAS_Psat_ZW6_1.0, whole genome shotgun sequence window:
- the LOC127087024 gene encoding zinc finger protein BALDIBIS, whose amino-acid sequence MMSDEAVSVPSNLIRSTSNSNSNPNPPNPNKRKRSLPGTPDPASEVIALSPKSLMTTNRFICEVCNKGFKRDQNLQLHLRGHNLPWKLKQRNHQEVVRKKVYVCPEKSCVHHDPSRALGDLTGIKKHFSRKHGEKKWKCDKCSKKYAVQSDWKAHSKICGTREYRCDCGTLFSRKDSFLTHRAFCESLVERSARIGSAPAVLSNFGNNLLINTQAQAQAPRVPHGLFGLNQEFGGPIPEQFMGNFLNNNPHHHQINIPHHNYLPSNTTTTTSVFSSSEANSDLELLQTNMNTFGSIPNGQWMNYRYTDQQEVSMPMLTQGVLKLEQEDNNKMNDLSHLYYQNQVQGGPSHMSMESQSTTRNVNNGYNSAPPNIVEIKKLFKQGNHAGNMNEDQLSLTRDFLGVGDDSLKKPLLQQEVPRFNPIGPVMNMQNDQFGGHY is encoded by the exons ATGATGTCTGATGAAGCTGTTTCTGTTCCTTCCAACCTCATCAGAAGCACCTCAAACTCAAACTCAAACCCTAATCCTCCTAACCCTAATAAGAGAAAAAGAAGTCTACCAGGAACACCAG ATCCGGCTTCAGAAGTGATTGCTCTATCACCAAAGTCACTGATGACGACAAACCGTTTCATCTGCGAAGTATGCAACAAGGGTTTCAAGAGAGACCAAAACCTGCAGCTACATCTGCGAGGCCACAATCTTCCATGGAAGCTTAAGCAGAGAAACCATCAGGAGGTTGTAAGGAAGAAGGTGTACGTGTGTCCAGAGAAGAGCTGTGTGCACCATGACCCTAGTAGAGCTTTAGGTGACTTAACAGGGATAAAAAAGCACTTTAGTAGAAAGCACGGTGAGAAGAAGTGGAAGTGTGATAAGTGTTCTAAGAAATATGCAGTTCAATCTGATTGGAAGGCTCATAGTAAGATTTGTGGTACTAGAGAGTACAGATGTGACTGTGGCACATTATTCTCCAG GAAGGACAGTTTCTTAACGCATAGAGCCTTTTGTGAATCCTTGGTGGAAAGAAGTGCAAGAATAGGTTCAGCTCCAGCAGTTTTATCCAACTTTGGAAACAATCTTTTGATCAACACtcaagctcaagctcaagcacCAAGAGTTCCTCATGGTTTATTTGGGCTTAATCAGGAATTCGGTGGACCAATCCCAGAACAATTCATGGGAAACTTTCTCAATAATAATCCTCATCATCATCAGATTAACATCCCTCATCATAATTATCTTCCAAGCAACACCACTACTACAACTAGTGTATTCTCATCATCAGAAGCAAACTCTGATTTAGAATTACTTCAGACAAACATGAACACATTCGGTTCAATACCAAATGGACAGTGGATGAATTACCGTTACACCGATCAACAAGAAGTATCCATGCCTATGCTTACCCAAGGAGTACTCAAGCTAGAACAAGAAGACAACAACAAAATGAATGATTTGTCTCATTTGTATTATCAGAACCAAGTACAAGGAGGTCCAAGTCACATGTCAATGGAATCTCAATCCACAACTAGAAACGTGAACAATGGTTATAATTCTGCACCTCCCAACATTGTTGAAATTAAGAAACTGTTCAAGCAAGGAAACCATGCAGGAAATATGAATGAAGATCAACTAAGCTTAACTAGAGATTTCCTTGGAGTTGGAGATGATTCATTGAAGAAACCCTTGTTGCAACAAGAGGTCCCTAGGTTCAATCCAATAGGACCTGTCATGAACATGCAAAATGATCAGTTTGGTGGACACTATTGA